A region of the Mycoplasma capricolum subsp. capricolum ATCC 27343 genome:
CGTTTTTTACAATTATTTTTAAAATTTTATTTTTTATTTTAAATTAATTTATTAATAAAAAAGCAAAAAAAGCATTTGCAAATATAAAAGTCTTTGTGGTATTATTCCTATTAATATAGAATAAGCAACTAGAAAAGAGAAATATTATTAACATGACAGCTAATTAATTTTGAAATTTATTTTAGTAATATTTTGTAATTAATGTTAGTAATTATTCAAATGTTGCATCATTTTATTCATATTGAGATTGTATGTCTCTACTTTTTATAAAAAATGAACATAATAAAAACATTGATTAAGGAGTATTACTTATGTCCAAAATAAATTTTAAAAAATACGTATGACACAAATATGCTATATCTGCTAGTTTAATTATTGTTGCAACTACTGTTGTTTTAGGATCTGCTTATAAATACTCAACTACATCAATTGAAAAGCTTGGTCGTAAAAACTTTGTTGATAAAGAATCATTTAAAAATGCTTTTATTGATCCTAATGCTTTGCCTGTAACTGAATTTTCTGAAGTTCACAATAATAAGAGAAGCGTAAAGTATGATCCAGAAAAAAATGTAGTTAAATTTAATGGAAAAGAAATAAGTGTTGATCAATATTTACAACAGTATTATCAAAAGTATCAAGCTTTGCCCTATTTGAATATTAGATATGGTTCATTTAATTTTTACAACCAGTATATAGAGGCTGTAAGTCCACAAGAATTTTACAAATTTACTAAATGGTTTATGAAAAATGTTTCTTGAGGTCCTGAAATTATTACTCTAAAATCATTTTCAATTGTTAAGGGTGTTGAAATGAGTGGTAATAGTATTACTCTAGGAGCACATAGTAATAAAAACAAAGAAGAAACTACTATTAAATTTTATCCAGATGCCTTTTTTGGAACACTTCCTATTTATTCTAATTTGAGTGGTAGAGGTAATGCTTATGAATCATTAACTTATAAGTTGAATCAGCAAGTTCTAACTCAAAAAGACTTAGAAGGTTTTTTAGCTAATGTTGGAAATTACAACTCGCTAGCTAATTTATCTCAACAAACAATCAATAAGTCATATTTTAGAGGAATTACTAATGTTAGTTTTTTAAAAGGACAAAAAGTTTTTGCTTATAAGCAAGAAAATTGACAAAGCAAATTTTCTAAAACTTATTCTGAATTAGAAAAGAAAAGATTAGAAGATAGATCCCCATATTTATTTGTTATTCCAGCAAATAGTTTACAAGAAGCTCGTAAAAAATTAGAAGTCAAACTTTCTGAATATAAAAAGGAAAATGATCCTTATAAATTTTTTGAAAAAATAAATCCAAAAAATGTTGTTTTAGAAGAAAAAACTATTAGTGATGCAGAAGTAAAACAAGATAATACTAATAAGATTATTGATAAAAAATTAGTTTTAACTTTTAATGATAAAACAAATTATATTATTCATAATGCTTTTTCTGATGTTTTAACTGAGCAAATGACTTCTAATAATAGAAGAACTTATGTTGCGCTTAAAAATTATGTTAATTTTTCTAGTGCTAAACAAGAATTAGAAGATAAAGCAAAAAATTTTATTTTACAAATTAAAGAAAATATTAAATTAAAATCTAATGGAAAAGAAAAAGAACTAGAAGCACTTTTAAAAGAATTTGAGTCTGATAATAATGTAGTTAGTTTATTAAAACAAAAAGACCTAACATCAGATATTCTTAAAAAGGTTGATAAAAAAATATTTGAATCTGAAACTAAGTTTAATCAAATTTTAAGTAAGCCTAATAGTAATAAAGCATTTAATGAAAAAGAATATTATGAAATAGATATTGCATATTCATTACCTGAATTAATTACTTTAGAAACTTTAGTTCAACATAATAATAGAAATAAATTGAATTGAAGAGATTTTTATAATTTAAATGAGTTTGTTGCTGATAGATCAAATATATTAAAAAACGGTTCTACAGAGTTTTTTGTTTATTCAAAATTTGTTAAAGAAATAAATGCTAATGAAAATAAAAAATATGAAGAATTAAAAAGCGAAAATGATTTAATTGCTGCAAGTTCTAAAGTTGAGCTAATTGATATTTTAACTAAGAAAAGTATTATAAAACCAAATATTAGTCAAGAAGAAATTAATAAAATTATTCTTAAAGTAGATTTATTCGATCTTAAAAAAGAAGGACAAAATTTATTGATTTCTCTTAGAAATACTACAGCAGAAAAAGCATCTAATAAAGAGAAATTTGGAAATAAATGAATTAATATTTCTATTAATGCGAATGCCAAAAAAGACGTTATTAGAGCAACTAATGATTTATTTGCAGTTTTAGGATATAAAAAAGTAGTTGTTCCAAGTGTTTTAAAAGAAGAAAGTGATTTGAGAAACCCTATTACTAACAAACTTGAAAAAACATTTGATGTTTTTGTTGATGCTTATGAAAATTTAATTGATGAATTATTAGAAAAAGTACCTTATGCTGCACAATGACTAGAAGGACCTCATATTAAAAAAGTTCTTGATGAAAATGGTGTGATGCAATATAAATTAGAAAATGGAAAATATTTAGGTTTTACAAAAGATGATCGTATTGGTTTATGAGCAATTTTAAAAATGTCAGATAATAACTTTAAAGGTATATCAACTGATTTTTTAAAATTTGTTGGAGCTCATGAATATGGACATCACATTACTTTAAATGGTGCTCAAGATTTAGGAAATAAAGGTAGTGATCCAATTTTTATTAGTGCTTTAACTCCTGGAGCAACTCCTGATATTAGTAATTACTATAATCGTGAAGTTTTTGATTTATTTTTAAAAGCACGTACTCATATTGAACTAGAAACTAAACGTCTTTTAGATCAATTTGGAGTAATAAAAGACTATGGAGAATATGCAGTATTTAATTTTGCTAAAAAAGATAAAAATGGAAATATTAACTTTGATACTAAAGATAATATAGGTATTGAAAAAGATTCTGATATTTGAGGTGTTGATATTGAAGATCCAGATATTAGAAAAGCATTAAGTAACAAAAAAAGAAGATTTCTTCAAGATTTTGCTGGATTATTAGAAGCAGTTAAAGAAAGACAAAAAGAAAATAATTTAACTACTGATGATGATAAAAAATGATTAAGCGCATTTGATTTATGAATTGCTAATGCAATTGATTTTTATTCAGGTACATTAAATCCAACTGTTAATAGTTCAGATCAACAAAATCAAGTTGTTAAGTACATGTATAAAGATGATGAAGGTGTATTAAGATTTCAACCAGCATCTTTAAAAATGTTAGATGGAATTTTAAAAGATGGTAAAGGAAATCCAATTAAGTTTGATATTTCAAATAATGGTAAAAGTGTTGAACCTATAGTAGTTAAAGGTGAAAAAGATTCAAAAGGTAAATACTATAAAATTGATGAAGTATTAGTTCATAATAAAGATGGTTCTCCAATAATTAATGTTCCTATCGGTGTAGATTTTAGAGATGAAAAATCAGGATATAATGACCAAAAAACAATAGATTTCATTAATGAAAAAATTAAGGTTGTAGAAAGTACAATTAAATCACTAGTTGTTGATAAGTATTCAATTAATGGATGAAATAATGAAAACACACGTATATCTTTAGATTCTAAAATTGATTTAAATTATCCTGTAATTAAAGATATTTTTGGTTCTAAAGTACCAAATAATGTTAGTGAAATGTATAAAAATATTTATGCTGATTATGTTTTAAATAGAGATGTAGATACAGGGTCATATAAGTTTGATGAACATGGTAAAATACCAAAAGTAAAATATTATAACTTAGATGGTACTAAAGTTGATAGATACCATAATTCAGACACACTATCTAGTTTGATTTATGCAAACCCTTCAAATTTTAGAGCAACAGATGACAATGGTGAATTAGATTTTAAAACAATATTGTGAACATTATATGCAGCTGGTTTTGTAGTATATGGCAATCTTATTAACGCAGGTTCTTCTCAGGTTTTATGACTTGCTAAAGATAAAATGTATATGCCAAATGTTAAACTTCAAGAAGCTTATACTGATTTATATTTTTTAAGTAGTTTACCAAAAGAATATGAACAAATATTTGAAGCTAAAAAAGTATTAAAATGAATATCTAAATACACCCCTTTATTTGTATCAAGTAATTCAAATAAAACTGGTGTTTGAAATATGGTAGATAGTGAAGGAAAATTTGTAGATTTTAATCTTTTAATAAACCAAGACTTTAAAAAACCTATTAAATTACAACTAAATTATTCTAGAGTAAAAACACTTGATAATAATGTATTAAATGGTTTATTTGGAACATTTAAAGATTTTGGTAATAATAATTTAGAATTTGATAAATATGATAAATGATTAGATTTTGTAACAGTAGATTTAAGAAAGGCTAAATATAATCAAGAACAAGACAGAGTTGATTGGGAAATTGAGTATGTAAAGTCTAAAGTTGATATTGATAAATTTAAAGAAAAATATAAATCAGAAGTATTAGATAAACTTGATTCAATATCTTCAATGAATGATAATCAAAAACAAGCATTTAAAACTTTTTATGAAAAAGCTAATGCAGATAAAACAGAACAAATTTGAGCAAATGAAATTATGAGAAGATTTAGCTCTTCATATTTTGCAATGTATAATAGTGCACTTTCAATTGATGAAATTGAAAAAAATAATGATCTTGCTTGAATTTTTGATTCAACACATGGTTATGGTGATTTTAAAAAAGCTAAGTTTAAAATTAAAAATCCTGATAAAAGCAAATGAGAAATCAGTACTGATGATTTATTAAATGCATATAAAAAATTAGCAAAAGATTTAAATGTTGAAACTAAACAACTTAATTTAGTTGATTCATTAGTATTTGATAATAAAACTCAACTTTATACAGATCAAACTATGACACATATTTATAATAGAAAATATGATTTATTAAGCATTTTTTCTTCTTTAGCAACTGCTCAATTTCACACTTCTCCAACTAGAGATGTATTAGATTACTTCTATAAAAAAACTGAACGTAAAGTTAATGAACTGTTCTCAAATTATACTTATAATTTTGCTGAAGTAATTAATCGTGATAACTTGCAAATTACTTATTCACCAAGTAATCATGATTTTGGAAATATGCCAAGTTTTTTATCAAACATTAGTGAAGCTACAACTGGTTTAGAGTATGTTGTTGATGGAACTACAACTGCTAAATGAAAAAAAAGAGCAATTAAAATTAATGATCGTGATGGAAGAAATGGTATTGTAAATGCTATTTTAGATTATGAGAAATTAGTTGATAGTGAAGCTAAAAATAAAGCTGAAGCTTTAAATTTAAAATATCGTAATTCTAAACTATCTCAAAAATCTAATTTAAGTGATGATTCAAACTATGATAATAGTTATTTTGGAAAGTTCCAATCAATTAACAATGGTTGGTTTAAAGATAGATGGTATCGTGACTTTTTAGACTTTAAACTTTATGATGATAATGGAAATCCAATAAAAGATGACACTATTAGAATTAAAGATTTAGAAAATAAAAAAGTTGATTCAAGAGTAAATGCTTTTTGACAGTTCTATATTCAATCACAAGGTGTTGGTAAACGTAATATAAGTGGTATTTGAAGAGATGCTAATAAAGATGCTGTTGCAATGTTTGGTTATTTATCTAGTGATGTTGCAAATAAAGCAAATTATTTAGCATTTAAAAATCAAAAAACTGGTGAAATTAAAACAATAAAAATTAATAAGCAATTTAGTAGTAATATGTTTTATTACAAAACTCAAAATATTGAAAATGAAGCTAAATATGAAGCTGCTAAAACTCAAGAAGAAAAAGATAGAATTCGTCACACATTGGCTCATGAAAAATACAACTATAAAGATATTAATGGTCAACATACTGGAGTTGGATTTGTTTCTTGGGTTAGTGATTATGCAATAATGTCAAAATACAAAAATGCTTTACTAACACCAGGTCAACAATATAGCGTTTATTTTTCAAGTGATCAAAAGGGAACTAAAGATATTATTAAAACTGATTTAGGTAATTTTGAATCAATTGCTGAAAACGGAAAAACATTTTCACAAGCACCAGTTAGAATGCAAAAAAATAAACAAGTTGCTAAAGTTGATAAAGATGGAACTAAATATTATGAAAATACACTTTATGTTTATGATCAATTTAATGGAGTTAAATAGGAGGGATTATGAAAAAAATAACTAAATTTTTAATTCTTTTTACTAGTTCAACTGCTTTAATTAGTATAACTGTACCTTTAACTGTTATTAATTTAAAAGCTAAAAAAACTATTCGTGATTATGATTTAGGTTTAGTAGCTGAACCAATTAACTCTTTAAACTACATTAAATTTGCATCTGTTAGTAAGGTGTTACCAAGTTTAGTTGAAGCACCACTAAAATCTGGTCCTAGTGAAAATTTAAAAAGAATTTTATCTATTCCTGAAATTCCAATGGGAACTTATAATAATGACGTTAAATTAGTTGAATCTGATTTTGGAAAAGGAATAACAACTATTGATAAGTATTTTCAAACTAAAGAGCCATCAAAAAACCCAACCGGTAGATTTTATGCACTTGATGGTTTTGGAAACACTACTGGAACTTTAAGTGCTGATAAAAGTACTTATCATCCTGTAAGTATTTTAGAAAGTAATAATAAAGTTCAATCAGCTAATATTTTATTAAATGATGGACAAAGTAGATGAAGTAATAATGATGAAGTAGTTGCTGATGATTATATTGATGCTATTCATTATATTTTGGATTTATCAACTGGTTCACAAAGATTAACTAACATTTTGCAGCGTAAGTTTGCAAACGCACAAACTATTGTTGATTTACAAAATGAATATATACGTAAATTTGGGGTAACTTACAATAATCCTTTTCAATATCCTGAATTTAAAAAAATTAATAATAAATATCAATATGATGTTTTTAATCCAAATTATAAAAACAAATTATATGCATCTCAAATTGATCACATTTTAAAAAATAGTAATAAATATCGTAATAAAAAACTTACTCAACAACAAATTGAACAAATAAAAAAAGAAGAAAAAGAAGTTTTAGATAAATTACAACAAACAGTTAAAAAATTAGGTTTATATTCTGGTAGGCTATATTGAAATTATTCAAATAAAGAAATTTTAAGTAGTGTACCCTATTCTCCTGATTTTGATCCAAACGCTGATGAAACTATTATAATGCTTCCTAACTTAGAACGATTAAATCCAAATCTTAGTGTTGAACAACGTAAATTAATTCCTCAAAGAAAAGCTGTAAAAATTAAAAAATATTTATTTACAGATCCTAGACAAAAGTTTAGTAAAGAATTTGATGAATTATTAAAAAAATCAAAAGAGTTAAAGAATAAGTTATCAGTATCTTATAGTGAAAATAATTCTAAAACTTATGATAATGAAGTAAATAAAGCTTATGGAAATACTAATACTTTATCAAATGAATTTATTGATAGTTTTAATGCTAAAAAATATAGATGACATCGTGAACTAGCTTTAGATGAATATTCTTTACGTGTTGAATATTCTGCAAGTGAGCCTACTTCAGTTTCAAATGTTGTTCAAGATATGTTATCAACGCTATTTCCAATTAATAGAAAATTTGTTGAATTAAATGGTGGGATTAATGATTTTGGTCTAACTAAAGAAAGATTTTTGACAACTGGAGCATTTAATCTTGATGAAGTAGTTTTAGGTCCTCAAGGATATTTATTGTTAAGTAAAAATCCAAATTACTATTCAGCACCAAAAACTATCTCAAATAAAATCAAAATTTTCTTTAGTTCAAATCCTAATATTAATGCTGCTTTATATGATGATAAGTATATTGCTGCAACTAGAATACCAGCAATTAGTCAATTAGCTTATTGAACTAATGAAGAGTATAGAAAATATATGAAAAAAACTGCTGGTTTTGGAACAATTGCTTTAGCTTTTAATTTAGATCAAGAAAGATATGAAACTTTAGATAAGAACTCTGATTCACGCTATGTTTATGATTCTGATTTAAGAAATGCGATTTATTATGCAATTAATCGTGATGAAATGTTAAATATTGTTGGTTGAAATTCATCATATCCAGTTATTACTTGAACAGCATTTGGTCAAGGTTCTTCATCATTTGGAGATGCTATTGAGATTGCATTTGATCATGATGAAATGTATACAAAAGTTGATGATAAAAAAGCAATTCCAGTACAGAATTATAAACATATAGATCATTTATCAAAATCGTATAATTTTGAACACGTTGATAGAACAGATAAAGGTTTTGATTTAAATATTGCTAAAAAATATTTAGACTTGTTTAAACAAAAACATCCTAATGTTAAATCATTAACTTTAAAATATATTTCAAATTCAACTGATGAACAACAAAATGCCGGTATTGCTTTACAAGATTTTATGAGAAAAGCATTTAATGGATTTATTAATATTGAAATTAAAAGCTTACCTGAAAATGTGTATGAATATGCAAGAACTAAAGGTGAGTTTGATCTATTGTATCGTAACTTTGATGCGTTTGGATCTGATGCTTATAGTTATGTAAGAGTATTTTTTAGAACTGATGGAATTGATAGTAAAAATGCAAAAACTACAGGATTTAGAAATAATCCATCTGGTTCATTTACTTATGAAAAATACTTTAGTGAAATTGGTTATAAATTAGATCAATTTGGAAAAGTAATTATTGATGAAAAACATAAAACTGAAGCTGAAAAATTAAGAAAACGTTTACGTATTAATCAAAAATTGTGAGACAAAGTTCTTGAATTATCATTTAGAAAAGTTAAATATAAAAATAATAAAAATGAAGTTAAAACAGAAACACTTAGTGAATATATAGAACGTGTTAATTCATTTTTTACTAATCAATTTACAGATGATGAAATAAAAGAACGATGAACTGAACAAAGTTCATTTGGAATTATTGGAGCTTTAGAAAAAATTATTCGTGATGCAGCACCTGTTGTGCCTTTAATGGAAGTTGATACTTATTGAGAAATTTCAAGAGTAAATGGAACTAATAATTTATTTACTTATTCATTACAATTTGCATATGATACAGCGTTTCCACCAAGTCCAAAATTACCAACAGATATTAAGGAGGGAGAATAATGAAATCAAAAACAAAATCTAGTTTTGTTAATGATTTATCTACATTACCAAAAAATGCTATAGAGCATAAACAATATGTAGATTTTAGTAATAAGATTAAATACGATATTTCTTGACACAAACGTATTTTTAATATTAAAACACCTTGAATTACTTCTTTATTACGCACTATTTGAATATTTATTGAGTTTTTCATTGTTGCTTTTATTGTTATTACTGCAACTTTCTTTCTAATTAATTTAGTACCTGGTGGTACAGGATTAACTGCTGGACTTGATGAAGCTGCTAAGGCTGCTGTTGAAGAGCACTATGGTTTAAATCAACCATTAATTGTAAGATATGGTATTTATTTATATAACATTCTACATTTAGATTTTGGAATTAGTTTATCTGTTTTTCCTGGTGAAAAAATTAATGATTTTGTTTGAGTAAGATTTTATAAAAGTTTTTTAATTGGTATATTTTCAGTGATGTTAACCTTACTAATTGGAATACCTTTAGGAGTTTATGTTGGTATGAATCCAGATAAACTTCCAGATCATATTGCAACTATATTGGTTTCAATTTTTTCATCAATTCCATCATTAGTCTTTGCTTTATGATTGTTATTATTGGGACGATCTGCTGGTATGCCATATATTTTTGATCAATCAAATTTAGCATCATATATACTTCCTGGTTTTGCTTTATCTCTTGGTTCTATTATTGTTTATATTAAATATATTAGAACTGAACTAAATAGAGAATTGAATTCTCAACATTGTAAATTTATTTACTTAAAAGGAATAACTAAACGTAGATTTGTTTGAACTCATGCTTTAAAACCTGCGTTATTTCCAATAGCAACTTTTTTTCCAGTAGTAATTTTTGGAAGTTTTATTGGTTCATTATTTATTGAACAAATTTTCTTTATTACAGGATCTGGAGGATTATTGTTAAATGCAATTACTTCAAAAGACTTTAATATTATTTTATTTATGGTAACTTTATTTTCACTATTAACTATTTTGTCATATACATGTCGTGATGCTTTATATAAAGTAATTGATCCAAGAATAAGAAGGAGAGCTTAATATGTCAAAATTATCTGAATTATTCAAAGCTTGACATAATCGTAAAAAAAGAGCTGAATTAAGTCCTACTAATATTGATGGTTTTAATTTAGCTCCAAATAAACTTTTACGTCCTTTAGCTTTTCAACAATGACAAATAGTTGGTAATTTATTAGAATTTAGCGAAACAAATAAAATGCATAATCAAAAGAATGCTTTTGTAGAATTCTTTTATCGTTTTTCAAGATCATTTGCTGGAGTTTTTGGTTTTGTTATTCTATCGAGTTTAATCATTTTATCTTTAATTATTCCTTTAACTACAAAAGATCCATTAATAATTGATGTAGAAAATAGAAATGAAACATTTTTTACTAATGGTCATATTTTAGGAACTGATGCATTAGGTAGAGATTTGTGAGCTAGATTATGACATGGATTAAGATATTCATTAACTTTATCTGTTGTAGCTACTTTTATTCAAGTAATTATTGGGTTATTTATTGGAATTATGATGGGTCATTTTCGTATATTTGATAAATTAATGACTTTTATTATTAAAATTATTTCAAATGTACCTTCTATTATTATTTTGATTACTATTACTATTATTATTAAACCTACATTTTGAGTTATGGTATTTGCATTATCTTTTACTTCTTGAACAGGAATTGCAAATCAAATGCGTTCACAAGTTTTAAGAGCAAAATCATTTGAATGAGTAAGTGCTTCAAAAGTTTTAGGAACTCCAACTTATAAAGTTTTATTAAACTATTTACCAGTTTTAATACCTTTATTAATTACTGAAATTGTGTTTCATATTCCAGGAATTATACTTTCTGAAACTTCTTTAGCATTTATTGGATTATCAATACCAAATGTTGCAACTTTAGGTAATTTAATTAGTGATGGATCTAAAAACTTTACTGTGTTTCCTAGATATGTTTTAATTCCTTCATTTATGTTAATATTAGTAACTACTTCTATTCAATTAATGGCTAATTCAGTTCAAGATACATTATTAAGACAAAGATAGGTTTAGTATATGAAAGTAGAAATTAAAAACGCTCAAGGATATAGTAAAAAGTTTAAAACACCACTTGTTTATAACAATATGCCAATTCCATTAGATTTATTTGAGATTAAAGATAAAACTAATAAATCTTATTTACAATCATTTATAAATTATTGAAAAAATAAATTAGTTATTATTAAAAATCTTTTTAATAAAAGTGAGGAACAACAAAATGTAGATGTTTTTAAAAATGTTCAACAAGAAGAAGTTTTTGGAAAACTAGTTAATGTTGCTGCTCATATTGATGATGTTTATTTGTCTTTTAAAAATCCAGCTAATCCTAGAGAAAAAAATGTAGTTTTACGTGCACCTAGTTTAAAAATTTATGAAGGAAAAGTTCATGCACTAATTGGTGAATCTGGATCTGGTAAATCAGTAATTACTTCTTTATTGTATGGATTAAGTGGCTCAAATTCAGTGATTGAATCTGGAAGTGTTAAATTGTATGGATTAGAAGTTCATAATTTTAACGAACTTGAATGAGAAAAATCAAAATTACGTGGAAGAATTATTTCAGCTGTGTTTCAAAATCCTATGTCTATATTAGATCCAACTATGAAAATTGGAAATCAAATTATAGAAGGTATGCTAGTAAGTAAAATTGTTCAAACAAAAAAACAAGCTTATGAACAAGCTTTAAATTATTTAAAACTAACTAAAATTAACAATCCTGAACAAATTATGAAAAAATATCCTCATGAATTATCTGGAGGAATGATTCAACGTGTTGCTATTGCTTGTATTATTTCATTAAAACCAAAAATTTTAGTAATGGATGAACCAACAACAGCTTTAGATCCAACTGTGCAAGCTTTAGTTTTAGATGTTATTAGAGAATTGCAAGAACAATTTAAAATAGCTATTGCTTTTATTACTCATGATTTAGGAGTAGTTGCTTCAATTGCTGATTTCATTAATATTATGTATGCTGGTCAAATTGTTGAATCTGGAACTAAAGAAGAAATTTTATTAAACCCACAACATCCTTATACTTGAGGATTGATAACTTCAATGCCAGATTATAACAAAGGAGAAAAATTACAAGTTATTCGTGGTTCAGTTCCAGCTAATTTAAATAAAATTGAAGGTGATGCTTTTGCTATTAGAAACGATTATGCATTAGATATTGACTTTTTTGAAGAACCTCCAATTTATCAAATATCGCCAACTCATTTTGTAAAAAGTAATTTATTAAGTTCGCAAGCTCCTAAATATAGTCCACCAAAAATTATTTTGAATTTATGAAAAAAATACGACAAAACACTTAATGCTATTTATGGAGATGACATTTTTGTAGATGATAAAGTTTATAACAACTATAAAATTAAATCTGACCAACAAAATAGCAAAGTTGCACTAAAACTAAAAGAAAATAAAGAGTTATTAGAAAAACAAGAACAAGAAAGGTTATAAATGAATAATTATTATATTGAAAAACAACCCTTTAAAAAAGTTTTATATCGTCAAATTAGAAAAGGTACTAATGAGATGTTAAATGCATATAAAGATAAAAAAAGCGTTGTTGAGATTCGTAACCTTGATATTGTTTATGGATTTGGTGCAAAAGAATTTACTGCTATTAAAGATTTAAATTTAAATATTTATGATGGAGAAGTTCTAGGTTTAGTTGGTGAATCTGGATCTGGTAAATCAACTATTGGAAGAAGTATTATTGGATTAACACCTCATAGTTTTGGTCAAATTAAAATATTAGATAGAATTATTCCTAAAAATATTGATAGGGGTAATAAAT
Encoded here:
- a CDS encoding ABC transporter permease, which translates into the protein MKSKTKSSFVNDLSTLPKNAIEHKQYVDFSNKIKYDISWHKRIFNIKTPWITSLLRTIWIFIEFFIVAFIVITATFFLINLVPGGTGLTAGLDEAAKAAVEEHYGLNQPLIVRYGIYLYNILHLDFGISLSVFPGEKINDFVWVRFYKSFLIGIFSVMLTLLIGIPLGVYVGMNPDKLPDHIATILVSIFSSIPSLVFALWLLLLGRSAGMPYIFDQSNLASYILPGFALSLGSIIVYIKYIRTELNRELNSQHCKFIYLKGITKRRFVWTHALKPALFPIATFFPVVIFGSFIGSLFIEQIFFITGSGGLLLNAITSKDFNIILFMVTLFSLLTILSYTCRDALYKVIDPRIRRRA
- a CDS encoding ABC transporter permease encodes the protein MSKLSELFKAWHNRKKRAELSPTNIDGFNLAPNKLLRPLAFQQWQIVGNLLEFSETNKMHNQKNAFVEFFYRFSRSFAGVFGFVILSSLIILSLIIPLTTKDPLIIDVENRNETFFTNGHILGTDALGRDLWARLWHGLRYSLTLSVVATFIQVIIGLFIGIMMGHFRIFDKLMTFIIKIISNVPSIIILITITIIIKPTFWVMVFALSFTSWTGIANQMRSQVLRAKSFEWVSASKVLGTPTYKVLLNYLPVLIPLLITEIVFHIPGIILSETSLAFIGLSIPNVATLGNLISDGSKNFTVFPRYVLIPSFMLILVTTSIQLMANSVQDTLLRQR
- a CDS encoding ABC transporter ATP-binding protein, with the translated sequence MKVEIKNAQGYSKKFKTPLVYNNMPIPLDLFEIKDKTNKSYLQSFINYWKNKLVIIKNLFNKSEEQQNVDVFKNVQQEEVFGKLVNVAAHIDDVYLSFKNPANPREKNVVLRAPSLKIYEGKVHALIGESGSGKSVITSLLYGLSGSNSVIESGSVKLYGLEVHNFNELEWEKSKLRGRIISAVFQNPMSILDPTMKIGNQIIEGMLVSKIVQTKKQAYEQALNYLKLTKINNPEQIMKKYPHELSGGMIQRVAIACIISLKPKILVMDEPTTALDPTVQALVLDVIRELQEQFKIAIAFITHDLGVVASIADFINIMYAGQIVESGTKEEILLNPQHPYTWGLITSMPDYNKGEKLQVIRGSVPANLNKIEGDAFAIRNDYALDIDFFEEPPIYQISPTHFVKSNLLSSQAPKYSPPKIILNLWKKYDKTLNAIYGDDIFVDDKVYNNYKIKSDQQNSKVALKLKENKELLEKQEQERL